GAACTTTCTGAGGCTGGAACCACCTACCATGGCTGAGTCTCCCACAGCTGAGCAGCTGAAATCTATTCAAGACACCACAGTGAAGATGAGTACAGCTGAGGCACCTGTAGAATTTTTCATAGACTACTGGTTGGATATCCCCTCTCTGGTCATTGCCCTGGTCGGGCTGGTGGGGAACAGCATCGTCCTGTGGCTGCTGGGCTTCCGCACCCGGAGGAGCCCCTTCtctgtctacatcctcaacctGGCCGCGGCCGATGCCCTCTTGCTTGGCAGCTACTTTGTGTTGTGCATGTGGAGAATTGTTGGAGATTTAAAAGATCTTGACCTGGCACTGCTAGGGCCCTGCATCCTAGGCCTGTTTTACTGTGTGGGTCTGAGCCTGCTGGCTGCGATCAGCACCGAGCGCTGCCTCTCTGTGCTCTTCCCCATCTGGTACAGATGTCACCGGCCCAAGCACACGTCTGCTGCTGTGTGCGCCTTCCTATGGGCTCTACAGGGCCTGATCAGGGGAGCATTTGTGGCGCTTTATTTCCTTAACAATTTCCACACCTTCGATCTCTACTCCGTTCTCTTCTCAGTCCATTTCGGCTGGTTCCTCCTCCTCACCCCTGTGCTCTGCCTGTCCAGCCTGACGCTTGTGCTGAGGGTCCAGTGCAGCTCCCAGCGCAGGCGCCCACCCAGGCTCTACCTCCTGGTGCTGCTCACAGTCCTCGTGTTCCTGCTCTGCGGCCTGCCCTTGGGGGTTATTGATTCTGTTTGGATTTTTAGCCGCTCCCTTTTAATGCCTCATGGGCTCTCCAGGCTCCTGGTCTGTGTGAACAGCAGTGCAAACCCTTTCATTTACTTCTTCCTGGGCAGCCAATGgcggagaagagggagggagccgCTCAGGGTGGTCCTGCAGAGGGCTCTGGGGGAGGAGCAGGTGGGAGGAGATGGGGGGAGGGACACTTCCCACCCCAACACTCTGCATGAATTATCCTGAGGATGAGAACAAGATTCTCAGTCAAGGGAGCCCATtcaatgacccccccccccttcctccacccctaTGGAGGGCAGGAGCCCCCTCTCACCTTTCTAGGAGAACAGACaaatttcctccccttcccttatgGTGGTCCTTGGGGTTTGAACTGtgataaacaagcatttattaacggCCCACTATATGCCAGTTGCTTTGCTAAGGGCTgcacaaatatctcattgaatCCTCACCATATCCCTGGGAGGGAGGTACTCTCATGATCCCCACTTTATGctctgggaaactgaggcaaactggggtTTCAGGGATTTGCTCATGGTCCCAAAGCTgatgtctgaaactggatttgaactcaggtcttcttgactccaggaccaatgCTGCCTGCATTCAGGATCCCCTACTTGCTGGAGGCTACAGGATTTACTGGGAGGAGATCCAGGAATCTGGTATCAGAAATGTACAGGAGAACCATTCCAACAAATGCCACTGACCCTGTCTGGGAaagtagagggagaagaaaatcaCCCTCTAAGATCTCATGTCTCCCTTCCCTGCCCTTGTTAATCACTGTAAAAGAGGGGATGCAGTCGGGGATCAGACTCCTCCAGGTTCCATGGGTCCTGCTCCCCCACTTTGGCTTTTCTCAGTTGTGATCCACAACATAACCTTAGaggcctccttctctcctcttgccCAAACCAGAGGAGGATCTTCCTCAGCTctgtctcctctccttcccctactCTTGCTCCCTTCTCACTCCCATCACAGAAGCTGAACTCAATATTTCCCTGCCTCTCCAGGTCAATTCAGGACTCTCTCTGGTTCTCTATCTGCaactttaggtctcagtttctctctatgtctctgtgtttctttgtCTCTTACTGCCTCTATTCCAATCTTCCACTCTTGACTCAGTTTCTGATGAGGTCCCTAtctggggaggagggagatatTGTTGGGGTGTCACATGACAGATTGAGTTACATAACTGATTGAGgccaaaacaaaggaaaggatgacccatctcacacacacattctcaACACCCATATATAATCACAGCACAGAAAAGCACGCATGAACGTATCATACAAGATAATACGTATGAGTGCATACATACATATCCACTGAATCATAATCTCTTTTAGGACACCCAGAGTGTATAGTCCATTTCACACTGGGATCCTCCAGGGACAAAGAcctcacttccttctctgggGTTTCAGGCCCATATTTACTTCATGGAGGCAGGGCAGCCTCAGCTTCTCTCATTATCCCTTATATCCTGGTATGTCATGAGCCTTACATAAAGGAAAACTAATTAAGGAGCCCCTCATTTGTATTAGCATAAGAATCCCCTCCATTTGAGACTTTCCTCTGTGTGAATTATAGTAAAAACATGGTCCCAGGCAGGAGTCTGTGCATGCAGTGAGATTAGGAGTGTCGTCCCAGACTAGCAGCTGATTAAGAATCATGTGAGTGACTGTATCATTCCAAAGTATATGATTGTGCATTATAATATTCTTTATGCTAAATTGATTCATAGAAGAAGGTCTCAGAGACCAAAAAGATCTGAAAAGGTCTCAGAGACCAGAAATGTCTTGAGAGGTATTGAGGGAATCGAGAATGTCTCAGAAATGAGGTTTGGAGCTGTCCTACTATGATATAGATGTCTATGGCAAATATTagtactatggaaataggttttaatcaataatacatgtaaaatactgtggaattgcttgttggctttacaaggaggggagggaaaaacatgaataatgtaaccatggaaaagtattctaaattaattaaataaaaatttaaaaagaacagatATGAAACTAAAAAATAGTGTGAATTTTACAATATGGGATCTGTAGACCTCTGATTTGTTTCCCTCGCCTTCCAAATAAAGAGTTGAAAGGCTCAATGAGGGCTTTCCTCCACCTTTTTCTTTCAGCATCAAGAGTCACTGAGGCAGGGAGTGCAATGGCGTAATCCTGGCACCTGACTTTCCTCAGGCATGACACTGAAAAGCTCTACTATTGATTGTCTGTTTCCTTGGCTCCTCCCATAGTAGGTGATTTGATCAATACTCTGATATATATAAGCAAGCCTTCAACAAGAGAAAGCTAATGGATAGGAGATCTATAACAGTCATCCTGCGACTGCTACATAAGGAATTCCTTGGTGGGTTATAGTCTGAGAAGGAGCAAGGAATCTGGGGATTATGGGTGATCAATCGAGAGACAGACACAAGTTAATTTTTGGAAGGAATGGCACTTAGTTCCTGATAAGGTTTTCCTTGAAAagtaaatataaggaaaaacctGATGATAGAGAGAACACGTGTATTTGAGTATTCTGTCATAGAGAACAGGTGGTGACAGAGTGCTTCTAGGAAAGGTGGGAGCCTTGGCTCATGGTGCTGAGACCTGTGGAGAGGATAGGTGAGtgggaaacaaaagaacaaaggagGAAGATCTTTAGAGACCCAGAGTAGGGCTACAGAGAAGGAGCAATCCAGAGAGCAAaaagccagagccagagagagggaggagctgtGCAGTTCCTGTCTTTCATTATGGTGATGATTGGGAGGTACTTAATGCATATGTAACAACTCATGGTGGATTGACATTGGTTTAAATGCTAATGATGTACATGATAGAGGCGTGAGTGGATTTAGCCCGCATTTTGCAAATGATCCTGCTTAGAACAAAGGCCACATGGCCCACGTAGGAATCATAcattggaatgctacatatccccctttttgttaaaaaaaaaaaagtgtaatgTAACATataataaagaatgatgaattaaatcaaaatataattgagcataatcatataataattcaataatgaattcaaaatcagaattcaaaagattaaatgtgaaaattaagtatgattaaaaataaaagcaaaaggttCCCATAACATAGTAATAATGTagcaaaaataagaataatgcaaaaaaccaaaacaatgataaaaataatgagaaaatgatCTTCACTCTAGCGATCCTGAACTAATGTGATATTAGTCCTATAGTTCATAGGACAGGTGTATAGATATATCAATTTATCCATGTATAGCCAGGACTAGAAGAAGTTGACAGATCTTTACTAGACAAAGAAAAAGACTACAGCAATCTGTCAGCAACCACTGCATAAAAGGGAAATTTAAAGGAATGTAATATTGAGGAGGAGAACAGAAGTCAGAGAGagggtttgataaactgaggcacacacaGATCAGATTTTGTTTAGGAAGGACACTTTATCCTGATATCTTCCTTTGTAGGGCCTTCAGTGAAGGAAGATATGAATAACCAAGAATACGTGGAAGGTAGAATTCCTAGATAGGAATAGAAACCAGGTGTGAGGATAGCAATCAGTTGAAGTACTGCTGGCAGAACTGGGAATTTAAGCTCCAAGTGCAGAAGCACTGGCTAGCGGTCAgatgagaagggaacaaaagaataaagaaagaagatctttGGAGACCATAGTAAAGCTCCAGAGAAGGAGAGATCCATATGGCCAGCAGCCAggttagagagagaggagaagagaaaggaagagagaggagtgtGCCTGTTCCTGTATTTTTATTAAGGTAATGAGTTAAGAGGTATGTAATGTAGATGCAACAGCATATAGTGGACTTACATTGGTTTGAATAGTTAATGATATACAAGATGGGGGCATGGGTAAAAGCCCgctcttttcaaactcccagaacaaagactGCATGGCCTGCTCATAAATCTTGCATTGGAATGCTGTCTGACCAGGCCAGAGCTGAGCCCTCTGTGAGTCAGGACCAGagattcttctggcctctgagctgtctcattaactgctctgaccaagtatcatatcatatcaatacatcaaccacattttccagatgtatatgcctggaatcctacaAAGACTATACCTGAAGATGAGAgggaattcctttctttcccttgtaCTGATCATACACAGACTTAGGGATAAAGAAgtccagatgcctgccacatagaaatATAGTTGGAAGTGAATTACCAGACtaacctgtgaatgagggtgtcaaaacaCCACATCCTTATACCTCCAACCTTAGCAGTCAACATATATCCATCTCGTATGGCATATACATCTATGTGTGGCTTAGGCTGTCTGGTCAATTGTGAGGTAGCTATTGAAATCCCTTTTAATacaaacaaatattatctctcagAATAGTCGCCTGAActttaacaaatgctgtcatgttcttatagtcacaagcttttgggtatctacaaaaataaaacattcagatTCTTAGTTCAGGATGAGAGCattaatggtaataataatgttCAAATATAACCAAAGttatgaaaaaggaaaacaaaatttaataatCAAAAGTAAACCAAAAAGTGCttaattaaaatgagaataatactgaTATCTTTaaaattcctctctctctctctctctctctctctctctctctctctctctctctctctgtctctctctctctgtctctctttttttgaaaGGGAGAGATCCTGTTCAAAAATGCATCCTCTCTGCATAATATTGGAGGATTAATAATCATGTAtaaagcatacaaaataaattccttttaacaGTATACAgtatagacatacaaaatgaaaggtatataGCAGT
This sequence is a window from Monodelphis domestica isolate mMonDom1 chromosome 3, mMonDom1.pri, whole genome shotgun sequence. Protein-coding genes within it:
- the LOC100027527 gene encoding mas-related G-protein coupled receptor member X2-like, which codes for MAESPTAEQLKSIQDTTVKMSTAEAPVEFFIDYWLDIPSLVIALVGLVGNSIVLWLLGFRTRRSPFSVYILNLAAADALLLGSYFVLCMWRIVGDLKDLDLALLGPCILGLFYCVGLSLLAAISTERCLSVLFPIWYRCHRPKHTSAAVCAFLWALQGLIRGAFVALYFLNNFHTFDLYSVLFSVHFGWFLLLTPVLCLSSLTLVLRVQCSSQRRRPPRLYLLVLLTVLVFLLCGLPLGVIDSVWIFSRSLLMPHGLSRLLVCVNSSANPFIYFFLGSQWRRRGREPLRVVLQRALGEEQVGGDGGRDTSHPNTLHELS